The stretch of DNA CTGCTCGACCAGTGCGCTGGCCAACTCGCCCGAAACCTGACGACGCGTCCATTGCGGACCGGCGCGCAGCAAGCGGTCGAACAGCGCCAGCCTGATCCGGTGCTTGATGGTCTCAGCGGCCCTCGCGCCGGCGCGCTCGGCCAACCAGGCCAGGACCGCACGCAGCAGGATCAGGCAGCCGATGGAGGAGATGGGCCGCAAAAGCTGAGCGCGGCTTGCGCCGTGGACCAGCGCCGCGTCCAGCACACCGGCCAGAAGCCACGCCTGCAAGGCCAGTAAGGCTCCCGCCAGTAGCGGCGCCGCCCCCGCCACGGCGAGCGGCGCGCGCGCCAGCCTGGCCTGACCGGACAACCAGGCGGACTGGACCTTGGAGGCCGATTGCGGCGCGTGTTCGATGCCCGACAGGCCGCTCACCGATCCTGTGCGGCCGGATCATCACGCCGCGCTTCGCGCAGTTCGAACCACATGGCGTTGAGAATGCCGAAGGCGCAGGCCAGACCCAAACCCAATATCCACGAAAAGTACCACATGGCAAAAAACCTCCGGCTCAATACGAATTGGGCGTACCGCCCACGGATTCATGCGTGACCTTGCCCCGCATGACGCGATACACCCAGGCGGTGTAGCTCGTGATGATGGGTAGGAAGATCACCACCGCCACCAGCATGATCCACAGGGTCAAGCGGCTGGACGAGGCATCCCAGACAGTCAGGCCGGCCGCCGGTTGCGAGGACGAGGGCAACAGAAAAGGAAAGAGCGCAAAGCCCGTCGTGAGAATGACACCGGCGATCGAGGCCGCCGAGGCGATGAACGCCAGCGCGCCGGCGCCCGGCGCAAGCAATACGAACAGCGCGCCCGCCACGCCCAGCACCGGCGCGATCCACATCAGCGGCCATGTATGGAAATTGTTCATCCAAGCGCCGACGTGCATCGTCACGGTCTTGACCAGGGGATCGGACGGCCCGTTCATGTCGAATCCACTCGCGACCTGGCCTTTCAAGCCATAAGCCACCCAGAAGCCGCCCAGCACGAAGAGCGCGATGGCCAGCAAAGCGGCCAGCCGGGCCCAGCCGCGTGCGCGGCTGGAGATGGGATCCTCGGTGCGCCAGGCCAGCATGACCGCGCCGTGCATAACCAGCAAGGCCACGCTCAGCACGCCCGACAGCAGCGCGAAAGGGGAGAAGAGCTGATAGAACATGCCGGTGTATACCGGCCGCATGGATCCCGGGTCCAGGCCGTGCGGCACGCCCAGGATGACGTTGCCCATGGCCACGCCGCACACCAGCGCGATCACAACGCCTGAAAAGCACAGCACGCCGTCCCACGTGTTGCGCCAGGCGGAACCTTCGAACTTGCTGCGGTACTTGAACCCCACCGGGCGCAGGATCAGCGCCAGCAGGATCAGCATCATGGCCAGGTAAAAGCCCGAGAACGAGGCCGCATACAACATGGGCCAGGCGGCAAAGATCGCGCCGCCCGCGGTGATCAGCCATACTTGGTTGCCTTCCCATACGGGACCCACCACATTGATGACCACGCGCCGCTCGGCATCGGTCTTGCCCACCAGCGGCAGCAGCGCCGCGACGCCGGCGTCGAAACCGTCCATGACCGCGAAGCCGATCAGCAGGGCGCCCATGAGCCCCCACCAGATGACACGCAGCGTGGCATAGTCCAGAGGAATCAGGTTTTCCATTTTCTATCTCCCTTTGCTCAGGCGTCCAGCACCGCGTGAACGGTTCCCAGGTCTTTGCCGGCCAAAGCCGGTGCGCTGTCCTTGGGACCCGTCTTGATGGCATGCAGCATGACCTTGACGCCGACGATGAACAGCACCGTGTAGAGCACGACGAAGATGCCCAGGGTGCTGGCCACATCGAGCAGCGACAGGCCGGACGCCGCGTAATAGGTCGGCAGCACGCCTTCGATCACCCACGGCTGGCGACCTACCTCGGACACGAACCAGCCCGACTCGATTGCAATCCAGGGCAGCGGCAGGCTCCACAGCGCGATCTTGAGCAGGAGCGGGCAATGCGCCAGCTTGTCCTTGGATGCCATCCAGAACGCCACGGCAAAGAACAGGATCAGGTAGATACCCACGCCCACCATGAGGCGGAACACGAAGAACAGCGGCATCACCGTAGGCACGGTATCCCATGCCGCCTGCTGGATCTGCGCATCGGTGGCCTTGGACAAATCGGGCTGGTAGCGTTTGACCAGCAGGCCATAGCCCAGATCCTTCCAGTTGCCCGCGAACGCCTTGCGCGCGTCTTCGTCCTTGGGGTTGGCACGAATGCGCTGCAGATCCTCATAGGCCGTGATCCCCGAGCGGATGCGCACCTCGGCGCGCTTGACCAGGTCGTTGATGCCCAGCAGCGGCTCGGTGAGCGAACGCGTGCCGATCAGGCCCATCACGTAGGGTATGTGGATGGCGAAGTCGTTCTTGTGCTGGGCTTGGTCGGGCCAGGCCAGCAGGTTGAAGCTGGCCGGAGCCGGCTCGGTCTCCCACATCGACTCCATGGCGGCGATCTTCATCTGCTGATGCTCGCCGGTGAGGTAGCCGCTCTCGTCGCCCAGCACCACCACCGACAGCGAAGCGGCCAGGCCAAAACTGGCCGCAACCACCATGGAACGCTTGGCCAGCTCGATGTGCCGCCCCTTGAGCAGAAACCAGGCGCTGATCGACATGATGAACATGGCACCCAGCACGTAGCCAGCGCTGACCGTATGCACGAACTTGGCCTGCGCCACCGGGTTGAACAGCACGGCGGCGAAATCCGTCATTTCCATGCGCATGGTGTCGGGGTTGAACACCGCGCCAACCGGGTTCTGCATCCAGCCGTTGGCGATCAGAATCCACAGCGCCGACAGATTGGTGCCCAGGGCCGTGAGCCAGGTCACCGACAGGTGACCCACTTTGCTCAGCCGGTTCCAGCCGAAGAAGAACAGACCGACGAAAGTGGCTTCCAGGAAGAACGCGGACAGGCCTTCGAGCGCCAGCGGCGCGCCGAAGATGTCGCCCACGTAGTGACTGTAGTAGGACCAGTTCATGCCGAACTGAAATTCCATGACCACGCCGGTCGCCACGCCCAGGGCGAAGTTGATGCCAAAGAGCGTGCCCCAGAACATCGTCATGCGCTTCCAGATGGGCTTGCCCGTCATGACGTACACGCTTTCCATGATGGCCAGCAGGAAGGACAGGCCCAGCGTGAGGGGAACGAATAAAAAGTGGTAGAGCGCGGTCGCGGCGAATTGCAGCCGGGACAGGGTGACAACATCCATGTCGATCATACGGGTCTCCTCGAACTCCTTGAAGACGAAATGCCTGCATCCGCTCATTCGTGGATGCGCAGCCTCCCGGCAAACTGCAATACTTTCTGCACGCGTGAACCCAGCTTCATCAGACGCCGCAGGGTCTCGGGGGGCAGGCGTTGCACCTCGTCGAACCAGCCGGTGGACAGTTCGATGAGTTCCAGCATTTCTCGCATGCGCTGTTGGGCGTAGACCTCGGATTCGCCCGAAGGCGACTCCATCAAAGTATCACGCAACAATGTCATGGTTGGATCGATTTCGCGCTTGCGTTTCTCCTCGGCCAGAACGCGGAATATCTCCCATACATCCCCGGGGGTTTCGAAGTAGTCCCGCCGGTCGCCCACGCGGCGCGCCGTCTTGACCAGCCGCCACGATTGCAATTCCTTCAGACTCATGCTGACGTTGGAGCGCGACACGGCCAGCGCCTCGGCGATATCGTCGGCGCACAGCGGTTGCGGCGCCAGGAACAACAACGCGTAGATCTGCCCCACCGTGCGATTGACGCCCCAGCGGCTACCCATTTCACCGAAATGCACAATGAAACGCTCGGCTTGAGGGGATATCGTCATCTGTTACATTACTTTCAATAATTTCTGAAATTATAGAATCTAAAGCAACAAGGCGCAACGACATTAGAATCCATCTCGATGGCAGTGTTATTGACCTATGACAAAAAAAGTCAAAATGCTCCGTATCGGCAGACGCCGGTCTGGCCAGTCAATGCCGGAAAAGATAGGGTCCGACCGCTCTTGCCTAACCAGCTGCCTCGACCCGCACCGCCGAAGACACCCGCAGCGCCCTGGCGCGGGCCTGTTCCACGTCCGGCGCCGTCGCCAGGCCCACGCCCATGCGTCGCTTGACGAAGGATTCGGGTTTGCCAAAGAGGCGAACATCCGTGCCCGGTTCGGCCAACGCCTGGGCCACATTGTGGAAACTCACGCCGCGGGCGTCGACGCCGCCGTAGATGACGCTGGAGGCCCCCGGCTGGCGCAGCGACGTGTCCACCGGCAGGCCCAGCAGGGCGCGAGCATGCAGCTCGAATTCATTCTGTACCTGGCTGATCAGGGTGACCATGCCCGTGTCGTGCGGGCGCGGGCTGACCTCGGAGAACCAGACCCGGTCGCCCGCCACGAAAAGCTCCACGCCGAAAACGCCCAGCCCCCCCAGCTGCGCGGTGACCGCCAGGGCGATCTCGTGCGAGCGCGCCAGGGCCGCCGGCGCCATGGGTTGCGGCTGCCAGCTCTCGACATAGTCGCCGTCGACCTGCCTGTGACCTATGGGTTCGCAGAACCGAGTTTCGATCTGCCCGGACGCGGCGCGGGCGCGCACTGTGAGCAGCGTGATCTCGTATTCGAAATCGATGAAACCCTCTACGATGGCACGCCCGCCCCCGACCCTGCCGCCCTCCTGGGCATAGCGCCAGGCCGCGGCGATGCCGGTTTCATCGCGGATTACCGACTGGCCCTTGCCCGAGGAGGACATGACCGGCTTGATGACACAGGGAAAGCCGATGCCCTCCCTGATGGCCGCCCGCAGTTCTTGCTCACTGTCGACGAACTTGTAGGGGGATGTGGGCAGGCCCAGGGTCTCGGCCGCCAGTCGGCGTATGCCCTCGCGGTTCATGGTGAGCTGGGCGGCGCGAGCCGTGGGCGTGACGCGGACCTGGCCCTGCGCCTCAAGTTCGACCAGCAGATCGGTGGCGATGGCCTCGATCTCGGGCACGATGACATGAGGCCGCTCGGCTTCGATGATCCGGCGCAGGGCCTGGACGTCGGTCATGGACACCACGTGGGCGCGGTGCGCCACCTGATGCCCCGGAGCGTCGGCATAGCGGTCCACCGCGATGACCTCCGTTCCCAGGCGCTGCAAGGCAATGATCACCTCCTTGCCAAGCTCGCCCGAACCCAGCAGCATGACTCGGGTGGCGCAAGGGGAAAGCGGGGTGCCGAGCACCGGGTCGGGAAAGGCGGTCATAAGCGAAGGAAGGGGAAAATGATGGAGGAAGCCGGACGAAACCGTCGGAAATATCCGCCTCAGGATGCCATAGCCCCCAGGAGGCGGCAACTGCGAAGGGAAAATCCTTCCGGTACGATTAAAATCCCCCGATGCCCGATCAATTTTCCCCCGACCAAGCCCTGGTTTCGGCCCGCTGCACGCTACAGACCGAGATCCAGGGGCTGCAGGACCTTTCCGCCCGCCTGGACGGCAGTTTCGGCGCAGCCGTGCGCCTGCTGCTGGACTGCCGCGGCCGCGTGGTCGTAAGCGGCCTGGGCAAGACCGGCCATATCGCCCGCAAGATCGCCGCCACTCTGGCCTCCACTGGCACACCCGCTTTTTTCGTACACGCCGCCGAAGCGGTGCATGGCGATCTGGGCATGATCACCGCCGCCGACGTGCTGATCGCCCTGTCCTATTCCGGCACAGGCGCCGAACTGCTCACCATCGTTCCCCTGGTGCGCCGCATGGGCGCGCGCCTGATCTCCATCACTGGCAATCCCGCGTCCGACCTGGCCCGGCTGGCCGACGTCCACCTGGACGCCGGCGTCACCCAGGAGGCCTGCCCCCTTAGCCTGGCCCCCACTGCCAGCACCACGGCCTCGCTGGCGCTGGGCGATGCCCTGGCCGTGGCCTGCATGCAGGCGCGCGGCTTCGGCACGGAAGACTTCGCCCGCTCGCACCCCGGCGGCGCGCTGGGCAGGCGCCTGCTGACCCACGTGCGCGACGTCATGCGGCAAGGCCAAGACCTGCCCACCGTACGGGAAGATGCGCCTTTATTCCGCGCGCTCGAGGAGATCTCCGCCAAGCGCATGGGCATGACTGCCGTGGTCGACGCAGCCGCCCGCCCGGTCGGCATCTTCACCGACGGCGACCTGCGCCGCCTGATCGAACGCCAGGGCGACGTACGCGGCCTTACGGTCGCGGCCGGCATGTCGCGCGCTCCCCGCTCCATCGGCCCCGACGCGCTGGCCGCCGAGGCCGCGCAAATCATGGACACCCTCAGGCTGAACCAGATGCTGGTCGTCGATGCGCAAGGCGTGCTGCTGGGCGCGCTGCACATCCACGACCTCATGGCGGCCAAGGTGGTCTGATCCGACAGGCCCGCCCCATACCCGAGTCATTCATGAATCCCCCCATCAAGCTCGTCCATCCCGCCGAAGCGCTGGTCCTGGCCCGCGTAGCACCCGCCGTACGCGAACGCGCCGCCGCCGTGCGCCTGATGCTTTTCGACGTCGACGGCGTGCTCACCGACGGCGGCCTCTACTATGGCGAAGCCGGCGAAACGCTCAAGCGTTTTCACGTCCTGGACGGCCACGGCCTGAAGCTGCTGACGCAAAGCGGCGTGAAAGTCGCGCTGGTCACGGGCCGTTCCAGCCTCATCGTCTCCCGGCGCGCCGCCGAACTGGGCATCGCCGACGTGATGCAGGACGTGCGCGACAAGAGCGCGGCCTTGAACGAGATATCGCAACGGCACGGCATTGCGCTGAACGAGACCGGCTTCATGGGCGACGACCTCATCGATCTTCCCGCCATGCAGCGCGCCGGCTTCGCCGCCAGCGTGCCCAACGCGCCGGACTACATCGTGCAATCAGCGCACTGGGTGGCCTCGCGCCAAGGCGGCAACGGCGCGGCGCGCGAGTGCTGCGACCTGCTGCTGGCCGCGCGCGGCCGGCTGGGAAGCTATTTGATGGCGCAGCCGCTGTTCGGCGACGGTGTCATCCAGTAAAGCCGCCATGAAAGAACGCTTCCCCGCCCTGATGGCGCTGATATTGCTGATCGTCCTGGTGCTGAGTACCTGGTGGGCAGCCAAATTCGCGCAAACGGCCATCCAGACCGACCCGCCTCGGCGCATGACGCACGAGATGGATTCCTGGTCGAAGAATTTCGTCATGTTGCGCACCGACGCCGCCGGCAAGCCCGTGAACCGGCTCGAAGGCGACTATGGCGAACATTTCCCCGACGACGATTCCTACCACGTGACCAATCCGCGAGCGATAGGCCAGCGGGCGGGCGACCCCATCACCGTAGGCACGTCCAAGACGGCCATCCTGGATGACCACAACAATCGCATCACCATGATCGGCGACGCACACGTGCATCGGCCGGCCGACGCCAAGAACGGCGCCTTGGACGCCTATAGCCAGAAGTTCGTCATTCTGCCCAACGATGACGTGGTCTATACCGACCTGCCCGCCCATGTGGTCAAGGGCCAGTCCACCATGGATGGCGTCGGCATGCGCTACAACAACAAGACCCAGCAGCTGGAGGTGTATTCGGCCAGCAACGTCAACCTCGCTCCTGCCGACACCAACAAGGCGTCCTCTCGTCCCGCAAACAACGATCCGGCCGGCGGCGGCGCCGCCAATCCCCTCCCAGAGAAAAAATGACTCATCCGACCGCATATCTCTTGGCCCTGTTGCTGGCCTTCACCGCCGTAGGTGCCCAGGCTCAAGGCCAGGCGGCCGCGCCAGCCCCCGGTCCGGCGCAGGCTTCGGGCCAGGGCAGCAGCCCCGCCGAGCAGCCCAGCACCCAGGTCACTTCCGACACCCTGCATTACGACGACGCCAACCGCCGGAGCATTTTCACCGGCAACGTCGTGGCCACGCGCGGTTCGCTCACCATCTTAGCCGACCAGTTGGTCGTCAACGAAGACAAGGACGGCAACCAGTTCGGCACCGCTACCGCCAATAAGGGCAAAGTCGTGACCATCACCGAAGACCGCCCCGAAACCTACGAGCACATCGAAGGCACGGGCCTGCGCGGCGAGTACGACGGCAAGAAGCAGCAGTTCGATCTCATCGGACACGCCGTGGTGATCCGCTATGTCTGCGGCAAGCCCTACGACACCATACGCGGCGAGCGCATCCGCTACTTCCAGAAGAGCGACGTCTACGAAGCGCAGGGCGGACCGGGTTCGGCTGGACCCGACGGCCGGGTGCGCTCGCTGGCCGAGCCCCGTGCCAAGATCCAGGCCGCGATGCAGGCCTGCGCGGCACAGCACGGCAAGCCGGCCGAGAAAAAATCCCCGAACGGCGCCAAGAAGTAATCCGACGGATATTCCACACATGACCGCAACTCCTTCGACCGCCGCGGCGATCCAGCCGCAAGGCACGCTGCGCGCCATAGGCCTGCGCAAGACCTACAACGGCCGCACCGTAGTGCAGGACGTGTCGCTGTCCGTCGCCGGCGGCGAAGTCGTGGGCCTGCTGGGCCCCAACGGCGCAGGCAAGACCACCAGCTTCTACATGATCGTAGGCTTAGTGCCGGCCGACTCCGGCCGCATCGAGATCGACGACATGCCCATCACGAGTATGCCCATCCACAAGCGCGCGCGCGTGGGCCTGTCGTACCTGCCCCAGGAAGCCTCGGTGTTCCGCCGACTGACGGTCGAGCAGAACATACGCGCCGTGCTGGAACTGCAACTCGATCCCAAGGGCGCGGCGCTGTCGCGCGCCCAGATCGACGAAAACCTGGAATCCCTGCTCGACGAACTGCAGATCGACCACATCCGCAGCAACACGGCGATCTCGCTGTCGGGCGGCGAGCGCCGTCGCGTGGAAATCGCCCGCGCTCTGGCGACCCGGCCGCGCTTCATCCTGCTGGACGAACCCTTCGCCGGCGTGGACCCCATCGCCGTGATCGAGATCCAGCGCATCGTGCGCTTTCTCAAGGGCCGCGGCATCGGCGTGCTCATCACCGACCACAATGTGCGCGAGACGCTGGGCATCTGCGACCGCGCCTACATCATCAGCGAAGGCAAGGTACTCACCAACGGGCACCCGGACGAAATCGTCAGCGACCCGGCCGTACGCCGGGTCTATCTGGGCGAACACTTCAAGATGTAAAGTCCGCCTCGCCGACGGCGGACACATCGGGCAGGCGTGCCGCCAACTCCGCCGGCACGGCCACCTGTTGCGCCAGCAGATGAAAGGACAGGCTCTTGCCATGCGCGTCCAGGTTGAGCGCGCTGTTAACGCCGCCGTCGAGCACACCTTCGAGAACGAAGTTCATGGCTTGCAGGCCCGGCAGCACGTAGCGCGTCACCCGCACAGGCTTGCGATAAGCGAACCACTGCGCCACGCGCGCTTCGGTCACCTCGGCAAGCAGCACCTGGTAGCACTCGGCGTCCCACGCAATCAGGCTGATGTTGGAAATGTCGCCTTTGTCACCGGTGCGGCTGTGCGCCAGGCGGTAGAGCGGCACGGATCCCGTTGCGGTCGTCATCAGCGGGACTCCTGCATGGTCCATCCGGCCGCCACGATCTCGCGCGGTACCGTGCACGACAGCGTGGCCAGGCGCGGGCGCAGCGAGGTGCGTACGCCCCCGCCGCCCGCGGGGCCGCAGCAATACAGCGCCGTGACTTCGCGCAGCACGCGCTCGGCCGTCGCCCGGTCGTCGTGCCGCGCCGCGACACGCAGCCGCACATCTTGCCCATGCCGATCCGGCACGCCTGCCAGCAGGGCGCCGTCATCGTCGGCCAGAATGCTCATCGCGCCGATGAGATCAATGCGCAGCCTCATCGCCGATCCGATGCGGCGCGCCACGATATCCCCGGCCAGGCGCGCCCGCGCCTCGGCTTGCAAGCCGGCATAGGAAATCTCGGCCTCGGCCAGCCAGCCGCCGCGATAGCACACGTTCACCTTCAGTTCCCGCGGCCGCGCATGGCCCGTGATGCCGTGCACAGCCACGCGATCGCCGCCCAGTTCCGTCACGCCCGCCTGGCTCAGGTCGGCCACGACGTCGGGCGTGAGGTAACGCGCAGGGTCGTGGACTTCGTAGAGGAGCTGCTCCTTGACGGTGCGGGCATCCACCTTGCCGCCCGTGTTCTCGGCCTTGCCGATCACACAGGCGCCGTCAGCATCGATCTGGGCTATCGGAAAGCCCGTCTCGTGCAGGCCGGGCACCTCCTTCAGGCCGGGAACGGCGAAATAGCCGCCGGTGACCTGCGTGCCGCATTCGAGCAGATGCCCGGCCATCGTGGCGCGTCCCAGCCGCGGCCAGTCATCGTCGCTCCAGTCATAGTGCGCCAACGCGGGTCCCACTGTAAGCGAGGGATCGGCCACGCGCCCGGCCACCACGACCTGGGCGCCCGCGCGCAAGGCCTGCGCGATCTCTTGCGCGCCCAGATAGGCATTGGCGCTGATGACATCGATCCGGTCGAACTCGGCGCCCAGGCGTTCGCGCAGCAGCGCGCGTTGCTCGGGGCTGTCCAGCGCGTCACCGTGAATCACCGCGATGCGCGGCGCTGGCAGACCTTGCCGGGCCGCGATCGATGCGATGCGCCGCGCTGCGGCCGGCGGATTGGCCGCGCCGAAATTGCTGACGATGTTGATGCCGTGCTTCATGCAGTCGCCCAGAACGGGCCCGACCAGATCCTCCAGCAAAGGCTCGTAGCCGGCCTCAGGATCCTGGTTGCGCGCCAATTGAGCCAGCGCCAGGGTGCGCTCGGCCAGGGTTTCGAAGATCAGGGTGCCCCCGCCGCGAGCAGCCAGGGTGCGCACCACGGGCGGCGCGCCATCGGTGCGATCGCCTGAAAATCCGGTCGCGCAACCCACCAAACAAGGAAAATGCGGGGCAGTCATGTCTCGTCCAGAAAAAGCGTTTCTTCGTGCAGGCACTATAGCTATAGCGCCAGGAATTTTTCGCGAAAATCTTCTGAAAGACATCACGCCGTCACAATTTCGTGGCGGCCACATCTTGTTTTGCGCGTCAGAATCTCTACACTAGGTTCATGGGCGTCGTCGATGCCCATCGGATTTCAACCCAGCCTGAACCCAATACAAGGAGCCTTTCTTACGACGAATCCGCGCATTCCTCGCGCACCTTTTTTTCTCTTTTGTAGGAGAGCAAGTATGAACCTGAGCATTTGCGGTCGCCATCTCGACGTTACCCCCGCCATCCGCGAATACGTGATGAACAAACTGTCTCGAGTATTACGACATTTCGATCACGTCATCGACACCCAGGTCATGCTCTCGGTAGAGCCATTGCGGCAAAAAGCCGAAATCACCATGCATCTGCGCGGTAAAGACATCCATTGCGAAGCGACTGACGAAAATCTCTACGCCGCTATCGACCTGCTCGTCGACAAGCTCGATCGCCAGGTCATCAAGCATAAGGACAAGATGCAAAACCACGCCACCGAATCGGCCAAGCGTCAGGTCGCCGACGCCACTACCGCTTGAGCGGACGCGTCCGGCACAAGTTAAAAGCCATTCTCGCGAATGGCTTTTTTCATTGCGTCGCGCCCTGCGAAGCCGGAGCGGTTAGGCCCGGGAAACGTCTCGGTGCGCAGCACCCCATATTCCGCCCCCAATTTGTTTTTTGCACTGCGGCATCCTCTCCCTATAATGGCCGCAATGAACCACCTGTCGCGCATACTTCCTCCCGGCAACGTGGTGCTCGACCTGCCCGCCACCAGCAAGAAGCGCGCGTTCGAGCACGCCGGCCTATTATTCGAAAACCACCACGGCCTGGCCCGTACCACGGTGTACGACAGCCTCTTCGCGCGTGAGCGACTGGGGTCCACCGGGCTGGGCGAAGGTGTGGCCGTACCGCATGGCCGCATCAAGGGCCTGCACCAGCCCTTGTGCGCGTTCTTCAGGCTGGCCAGGCCCATACCTTTCGAAGCGCCTGACGGCCTGCCCGTTTCCATGCTGCTGTGCCTGCTGGTTCCGGAAAACGCGGCGCAACAACATCTGGACATTCTGGCCGAACTGGCCCATTTGATGTCCAATCAAGAATTGCGTGCGGTCCTGGCCAACGAGACCGATCCGGCCAAGGTGCACCGCACGCTCACCACGGGACAACTCTAAATCGTCATGCTTACCGTGCAGGAACTGGTCGACGACAACGCCGACTCCATACCATTTCGCTGGATCGCGGGCACTGAATCCGCCGACCGGGCCATCATCAACGACGGCATGGCGGCAGCCGACCTGGTGGGCCACCTCAACCTGATCCACCCCTCGCGCATCCAGGTCTTCGGCCCGGAAGAGCTGGCCTACTACACGCGTTTCGATCTGCGCCGCCGCATGCACCACATGGACGAGCTGCTTATCGGCGGCGTGCCGGCCATTCTTCTGGCTGACGATCTGCTGCCGCCCGAAGACCTGATCGAGCAATGCACGCAGCACCAGATCCCGCTCCTGGCGACCTCGGTGGCTGCGGCGCAACTCATTGACCTGCTGCGCATCTACCTGGGCAAGAAGCTCGCTCCCACCACTACCGTGCATGGGGTGTTCATGGACGTGCTGGGCCTGGGCGTGCTGATCACCGGCGAATCGGGCCTGGGCAAGAGTGAACTGGCGCTCGAACTCATCACCCGCGGCCACGGCCTGGTAGCCGACGATGCCGTGGATTTTTCTCGCACCGCGCCCAACGTGATCGAAGGCCACTGCCCGCTCCTGCTGCAGAACCTGCTCGAAGTGCGCGGCCTGGGGCTGCTGGATATCCGCACCATCTTCGGCGAGACCTCGGTGCGCCGCAAAATGCGTTTGAAACTCATCGTGCACCTGATGCGCAACCCGCAGGAAAAATTCGAACGCCTGCCCATGAGCGACCTGACGCAGGACATGCTGGGCCTGCCGGTGCGCAAGGTCATGCTGCAGGTTGCGGCCGGCCGCAACCTGGCCGTGCTGGTCGAGGCCGCCGTGCGCAACACC from Bordetella sp. FB-8 encodes:
- the cydX gene encoding cytochrome bd-I oxidase subunit CydX, yielding MWYFSWILGLGLACAFGILNAMWFELREARRDDPAAQDR
- the lptC gene encoding LPS export ABC transporter periplasmic protein LptC, which codes for MKERFPALMALILLIVLVLSTWWAAKFAQTAIQTDPPRRMTHEMDSWSKNFVMLRTDAAGKPVNRLEGDYGEHFPDDDSYHVTNPRAIGQRAGDPITVGTSKTAILDDHNNRITMIGDAHVHRPADAKNGALDAYSQKFVILPNDDVVYTDLPAHVVKGQSTMDGVGMRYNNKTQQLEVYSASNVNLAPADTNKASSRPANNDPAGGGAANPLPEKK
- the lptA gene encoding lipopolysaccharide transport periplasmic protein LptA, coding for MTHPTAYLLALLLAFTAVGAQAQGQAAAPAPGPAQASGQGSSPAEQPSTQVTSDTLHYDDANRRSIFTGNVVATRGSLTILADQLVVNEDKDGNQFGTATANKGKVVTITEDRPETYEHIEGTGLRGEYDGKKQQFDLIGHAVVIRYVCGKPYDTIRGERIRYFQKSDVYEAQGGPGSAGPDGRVRSLAEPRAKIQAAMQACAAQHGKPAEKKSPNGAKK
- the purT gene encoding formate-dependent phosphoribosylglycinamide formyltransferase, with the translated sequence MTAFPDPVLGTPLSPCATRVMLLGSGELGKEVIIALQRLGTEVIAVDRYADAPGHQVAHRAHVVSMTDVQALRRIIEAERPHVIVPEIEAIATDLLVELEAQGQVRVTPTARAAQLTMNREGIRRLAAETLGLPTSPYKFVDSEQELRAAIREGIGFPCVIKPVMSSSGKGQSVIRDETGIAAAWRYAQEGGRVGGGRAIVEGFIDFEYEITLLTVRARAASGQIETRFCEPIGHRQVDGDYVESWQPQPMAPAALARSHEIALAVTAQLGGLGVFGVELFVAGDRVWFSEVSPRPHDTGMVTLISQVQNEFELHARALLGLPVDTSLRQPGASSVIYGGVDARGVSFHNVAQALAEPGTDVRLFGKPESFVKRRMGVGLATAPDVEQARARALRVSSAVRVEAAG
- a CDS encoding SIS domain-containing protein, which codes for MPDQFSPDQALVSARCTLQTEIQGLQDLSARLDGSFGAAVRLLLDCRGRVVVSGLGKTGHIARKIAATLASTGTPAFFVHAAEAVHGDLGMITAADVLIALSYSGTGAELLTIVPLVRRMGARLISITGNPASDLARLADVHLDAGVTQEACPLSLAPTASTTASLALGDALAVACMQARGFGTEDFARSHPGGALGRRLLTHVRDVMRQGQDLPTVREDAPLFRALEEISAKRMGMTAVVDAAARPVGIFTDGDLRRLIERQGDVRGLTVAAGMSRAPRSIGPDALAAEAAQIMDTLRLNQMLVVDAQGVLLGALHIHDLMAAKVV
- a CDS encoding cytochrome ubiquinol oxidase subunit I, which encodes MIDMDVVTLSRLQFAATALYHFLFVPLTLGLSFLLAIMESVYVMTGKPIWKRMTMFWGTLFGINFALGVATGVVMEFQFGMNWSYYSHYVGDIFGAPLALEGLSAFFLEATFVGLFFFGWNRLSKVGHLSVTWLTALGTNLSALWILIANGWMQNPVGAVFNPDTMRMEMTDFAAVLFNPVAQAKFVHTVSAGYVLGAMFIMSISAWFLLKGRHIELAKRSMVVAASFGLAASLSVVVLGDESGYLTGEHQQMKIAAMESMWETEPAPASFNLLAWPDQAQHKNDFAIHIPYVMGLIGTRSLTEPLLGINDLVKRAEVRIRSGITAYEDLQRIRANPKDEDARKAFAGNWKDLGYGLLVKRYQPDLSKATDAQIQQAAWDTVPTVMPLFFVFRLMVGVGIYLILFFAVAFWMASKDKLAHCPLLLKIALWSLPLPWIAIESGWFVSEVGRQPWVIEGVLPTYYAASGLSLLDVASTLGIFVVLYTVLFIVGVKVMLHAIKTGPKDSAPALAGKDLGTVHAVLDA
- a CDS encoding HAD family hydrolase, whose amino-acid sequence is MNPPIKLVHPAEALVLARVAPAVRERAAAVRLMLFDVDGVLTDGGLYYGEAGETLKRFHVLDGHGLKLLTQSGVKVALVTGRSSLIVSRRAAELGIADVMQDVRDKSAALNEISQRHGIALNETGFMGDDLIDLPAMQRAGFAASVPNAPDYIVQSAHWVASRQGGNGAARECCDLLLAARGRLGSYLMAQPLFGDGVIQ
- the cydB gene encoding cytochrome d ubiquinol oxidase subunit II, which gives rise to MENLIPLDYATLRVIWWGLMGALLIGFAVMDGFDAGVAALLPLVGKTDAERRVVINVVGPVWEGNQVWLITAGGAIFAAWPMLYAASFSGFYLAMMLILLALILRPVGFKYRSKFEGSAWRNTWDGVLCFSGVVIALVCGVAMGNVILGVPHGLDPGSMRPVYTGMFYQLFSPFALLSGVLSVALLVMHGAVMLAWRTEDPISSRARGWARLAALLAIALFVLGGFWVAYGLKGQVASGFDMNGPSDPLVKTVTMHVGAWMNNFHTWPLMWIAPVLGVAGALFVLLAPGAGALAFIASAASIAGVILTTGFALFPFLLPSSSQPAAGLTVWDASSSRLTLWIMLVAVVIFLPIITSYTAWVYRVMRGKVTHESVGGTPNSY
- a CDS encoding GbsR/MarR family transcriptional regulator — protein: MTISPQAERFIVHFGEMGSRWGVNRTVGQIYALLFLAPQPLCADDIAEALAVSRSNVSMSLKELQSWRLVKTARRVGDRRDYFETPGDVWEIFRVLAEEKRKREIDPTMTLLRDTLMESPSGESEVYAQQRMREMLELIELSTGWFDEVQRLPPETLRRLMKLGSRVQKVLQFAGRLRIHE